The following coding sequences are from one Ursus arctos isolate Adak ecotype North America unplaced genomic scaffold, UrsArc2.0 scaffold_23, whole genome shotgun sequence window:
- the NDUFS8 gene encoding NADH dehydrogenase [ubiquinone] iron-sulfur protein 8, mitochondrial isoform X1, with protein sequence MMRCLTTSTLLRALAQAARAGHPTGRSLHSSTVAATYKFVNMREPTMDMKSVTDRAAQTLLWTELIRGLGMTLSYLFREPATINYPFEKGPLSPRFRGEHALRRYPSGEERCIACKLCEAVCPAQAITIEAEPRADGSRRTTRYDIDMTKCIYCGFCQEACPVDAIVEGPNFEFSTETHEELLYNKEKLLSNGDKWEAEIAANIQADYLYR encoded by the exons ATGCGCTGCCTGACTACGTCTACACTGCTTCGGGCCCTGGCCCAGGCTGCACGTGCAG GGCATCCCACCGGCCGGAGCCTCCACAGCAGCACAGTTGCAGCGACCTACA AGTTCGTGAACATGCGGGAACCTACGATGGACATGAAGTCGGTGACCGACCGGGCTGCTCAGACCCTGCTGTGGACTGAGCTCATCCGAG GCCTGGGCATGACCCTAAGCTACCTGTTCCGGGAGCCTGCCACCATCAACTACCCATTCGAGAAGGGCCCACTGAGCCCTCGCTTTCGGGGAGAGCATGCGCTGCGTCGCTATCCATCAGGAGAGGAGCGCTGCATTGCCTGTAAGCTTTGTGAGGCCGTCTGCCCCGCTCAG GCCATCACCATCGAGGCCGAGCCGCGGGCCGATGGCAGCCGCCGGACCACCCGCTATGACATCGACATGACCAAGTGCATCTACTGCGGCTTCTGCCAGGAGGCCTGCCCCGTGGACGCCATTGTCGAG GGCCCCAACTTCGAGTTCTCCACCGAGACGCACGAGGAGCTCCTGTACAACAAGGAGAAGCTGCTCAGCAACGGGGACAAGTGGGAGGCGGAGATCGCCGCCAACATCCAGGCCGACTACCTGTACCgctga
- the NDUFS8 gene encoding NADH dehydrogenase [ubiquinone] iron-sulfur protein 8, mitochondrial isoform X2: MRCLTTSTLLRALAQAARAGHPTGRSLHSSTVAATYKFVNMREPTMDMKSVTDRAAQTLLWTELIRGLGMTLSYLFREPATINYPFEKGPLSPRFRGEHALRRYPSGEERCIACKLCEAVCPAQAITIEAEPRADGSRRTTRYDIDMTKCIYCGFCQEACPVDAIVEGPNFEFSTETHEELLYNKEKLLSNGDKWEAEIAANIQADYLYR; the protein is encoded by the exons ATGCGCTGCCTGACTACGTCTACACTGCTTCGGGCCCTGGCCCAGGCTGCACGTGCAG GGCATCCCACCGGCCGGAGCCTCCACAGCAGCACAGTTGCAGCGACCTACA AGTTCGTGAACATGCGGGAACCTACGATGGACATGAAGTCGGTGACCGACCGGGCTGCTCAGACCCTGCTGTGGACTGAGCTCATCCGAG GCCTGGGCATGACCCTAAGCTACCTGTTCCGGGAGCCTGCCACCATCAACTACCCATTCGAGAAGGGCCCACTGAGCCCTCGCTTTCGGGGAGAGCATGCGCTGCGTCGCTATCCATCAGGAGAGGAGCGCTGCATTGCCTGTAAGCTTTGTGAGGCCGTCTGCCCCGCTCAG GCCATCACCATCGAGGCCGAGCCGCGGGCCGATGGCAGCCGCCGGACCACCCGCTATGACATCGACATGACCAAGTGCATCTACTGCGGCTTCTGCCAGGAGGCCTGCCCCGTGGACGCCATTGTCGAG GGCCCCAACTTCGAGTTCTCCACCGAGACGCACGAGGAGCTCCTGTACAACAAGGAGAAGCTGCTCAGCAACGGGGACAAGTGGGAGGCGGAGATCGCCGCCAACATCCAGGCCGACTACCTGTACCgctga